Proteins encoded by one window of Parafrankia discariae:
- a CDS encoding WD40 repeat domain-containing protein — MAFSPDGNTLATGSDDATARLRKTG; from the coding sequence GTGGCGTTCTCCCCGGACGGCAACACCCTGGCCACCGGCTCCGACGACGCCACGGCGCGGCTCCGGAAAACCGGGTGA
- a CDS encoding DUF2332 domain-containing protein, translated as MSRAAATASRHPASRIRAAAADNVAQSAGTAGGERSTAGAFRAWVVRHWAALSSTMLRRRTQTNEPARCAALLPVLARLPQPLALPEVGASAGLCLYPDAYQYRYGEDPTVFGPPDSPVRLSCAVTGDVPRPTSMPTVVWRAGLDPHPLDVTSDDDVRWPEALIWPEQRERRERLHAAARIARADPPRVIEGDLLADLPALAAQAPAGATPVVFHSAVLPYVPADTRAAFAELVRGLPAHWISNEGMGVLPELAAAVEADTGGPARFLLALDDQPLAFTGPHGQEIQWLTPRQAPRPPKPLPA; from the coding sequence CTGAGCCGCGCGGCCGCCACAGCCTCCAGACATCCCGCATCCCGCATCCGCGCCGCGGCCGCCGACAACGTCGCCCAGTCCGCCGGCACGGCGGGTGGGGAGCGCTCGACTGCCGGCGCGTTCCGGGCCTGGGTCGTGCGGCACTGGGCGGCTTTGTCCTCGACCATGCTGCGGCGGCGGACGCAGACCAACGAACCGGCCCGCTGCGCGGCCCTGCTGCCGGTCCTGGCGCGGCTGCCGCAACCGCTGGCGTTGCCGGAGGTGGGCGCGTCCGCCGGGCTGTGCCTGTATCCCGACGCCTACCAGTACCGCTACGGCGAGGACCCCACCGTGTTCGGCCCGCCTGACAGTCCGGTGCGGCTGAGCTGCGCGGTCACCGGGGATGTTCCGCGGCCGACGTCCATGCCCACGGTGGTGTGGCGCGCCGGCCTGGACCCGCATCCGCTCGACGTCACCAGCGACGACGACGTGCGCTGGCCCGAAGCGCTGATCTGGCCCGAGCAGCGGGAACGACGCGAGCGTCTGCACGCCGCGGCCCGCATCGCCCGCGCCGACCCGCCGCGCGTCATCGAAGGCGATCTGCTCGCCGACCTGCCGGCCCTGGCCGCCCAGGCGCCGGCCGGCGCCACACCGGTCGTCTTCCACAGCGCGGTGCTGCCCTACGTCCCGGCCGACACCCGCGCCGCCTTCGCCGAACTGGTCCGAGGCCTGCCGGCGCACTGGATCTCCAACGAGGGCATGGGCGTCCTGCCCGAACTCGCCGCGGCCGTCGAGGCCGACACCGGCGGCCCGGCGAGGTTCCTGCTCGCGCTGGACGACCAGCCCCTCGCGTTCACCGGGCCCCACGGCCAGGAGATCCAGTGGCTGACACCGCGCCAGGCACCCCGTCCACCGAAACCCCTGCCGGCATAG